The proteins below are encoded in one region of Ereboglobus luteus:
- a CDS encoding restriction endonuclease subunit S: MSFPKYPKYKPSGVDWLGDVPAHWEVIPLKQYANFINGDAFKPSDWAEDGLPIIRIQNLNGGDDFNYFSGDIETRYLVHDGDLLFGWSGNRGTSFGPFLWRHPQVCVLNQHIFRVDPRNITKESLYWVLKAVTAHVEDQAHGIIGMVHITKGDLGAIKIPIPPLPEQTAMAEFLDRETGKIDALVAEQRRLMELLKEKRQAVISQAVTRGLNHQAPLKPSGIPWLGNVPAHWEVCRVKSLASEKLTYGANESAEDDNPDNPRFIRITDIKDDGSLHDDTFKSLPLEIAIPYLLEHGDILLARSGATVGKAAAYRAEWGKCCFAGYLIRLRCKLIKTTPMWVILFTQSSSYWAQIKEGTIQATIQNFSAEKYAEMRIPLPPLAEQTAILRHLESETTKFDTLIAEAQRAIDLLQERRTALISAAVTGQIDVRKTPLTHNKS, translated from the coding sequence ATGAGCTTCCCCAAATATCCAAAATACAAACCCTCCGGCGTCGACTGGCTCGGCGACGTCCCAGCGCATTGGGAGGTGATTCCACTTAAACAATACGCCAATTTTATTAATGGAGATGCGTTTAAACCTTCAGATTGGGCCGAAGATGGACTTCCAATAATTCGTATTCAAAATTTGAACGGAGGTGATGATTTTAATTATTTCAGTGGCGATATTGAAACTCGCTACTTGGTTCATGATGGTGATCTTCTATTTGGATGGTCTGGCAATCGTGGCACATCTTTTGGCCCATTTTTATGGCGCCATCCTCAAGTATGTGTGCTGAACCAACACATTTTTCGTGTCGACCCTAGAAACATCACAAAAGAATCATTATATTGGGTTTTGAAAGCGGTCACCGCGCATGTTGAAGATCAGGCACATGGAATTATTGGTATGGTTCATATTACAAAAGGGGATCTTGGCGCAATTAAGATTCCCATTCCCCCACTCCCCGAGCAAACTGCAATGGCGGAGTTTTTGGATCGGGAGACGGGGAAGATAGATGCGTTGGTGGCGGAGCAGCGGCGGCTGATGGAACTGCTGAAAGAAAAACGCCAAGCCGTCATCTCCCAAGCCGTCACCCGCGGCCTCAACCACCAAGCCCCCCTAAAACCCTCCGGCATCCCCTGGCTCGGCAACGTGCCGGCGCATTGGGAAGTGTGCAGGGTAAAGTCGTTAGCTTCTGAAAAACTAACTTATGGAGCAAATGAATCCGCAGAGGATGACAATCCTGACAATCCAAGATTTATCCGAATTACCGATATTAAAGATGATGGTTCACTGCACGATGATACGTTCAAAAGCCTCCCGCTTGAAATTGCTATTCCCTATTTGCTCGAACATGGTGATATACTGCTGGCTCGTAGTGGTGCTACTGTCGGCAAAGCAGCTGCATATCGCGCCGAATGGGGCAAATGCTGTTTTGCTGGATATTTAATTCGGTTACGGTGCAAACTTATAAAGACAACCCCGATGTGGGTAATTTTATTTACTCAATCTTCATCGTATTGGGCACAAATAAAAGAAGGAACAATACAGGCGACCATTCAAAATTTCAGTGCGGAAAAATACGCTGAAATGCGAATACCACTACCGCCACTCGCCGAACAAACCGCTATCCTCCGCCATCTCGAATCCGAAACCACCAAATTCGACACCCTGATCGCCGAAGCCCAGCGCGCCATCGACCTCCTCCAGGAACGCCGCACCGCCCTAATCTCCGCCGCCGTCACAGGGCAGATTGATGTGCGCAAGACACCTTTAACCCATAACAAATCATGA
- the tatC gene encoding twin-arginine translocase subunit TatC — translation MSQNDDNNDDDIYESDGSLPEDVMDPREKPMGFFDHLEELRWVILKCIVVYVLFAVVIGVFLRQANSILLLPFNMAREQFPELPENLRMIYVTDSFTAVIQLCFLGALVPAMPFFFFFASQFVAPALTKKEKHMIIPVCLSSLVLFVVGSLFSFLLLVPSTLKISALTGDILGATAEWTIASYYGTLAWLTIGVGISFEFPLVIVLLVYLGILRVETLRKYRRHAIVGIFIMAAIITPTPDPFTQTIFALPLYVLFETAIFIGGRMQKKRDEAAQAQ, via the coding sequence GTGAGCCAGAACGACGACAACAACGACGACGATATCTATGAATCCGACGGCAGTTTGCCGGAGGACGTCATGGATCCGCGAGAGAAACCCATGGGCTTCTTCGATCACCTCGAGGAATTACGCTGGGTGATTCTCAAGTGCATTGTCGTTTACGTGCTCTTTGCGGTGGTGATCGGCGTTTTTCTCAGGCAGGCGAACTCGATCCTCCTGCTGCCGTTCAACATGGCGCGCGAGCAGTTTCCCGAGCTTCCGGAAAACTTGCGGATGATTTATGTCACGGATTCGTTCACGGCGGTGATCCAGCTTTGCTTTCTCGGGGCGCTGGTGCCGGCGATGCCGTTCTTCTTTTTCTTCGCATCCCAGTTTGTCGCGCCCGCGCTCACGAAAAAGGAAAAGCACATGATTATCCCCGTGTGCCTGTCGTCGCTGGTCCTTTTTGTGGTCGGGTCGCTGTTCAGCTTTCTCCTGCTCGTGCCGAGCACGTTAAAAATTTCCGCGCTGACCGGCGACATACTTGGCGCGACCGCCGAGTGGACGATTGCGAGTTATTACGGCACGCTTGCCTGGCTGACAATCGGCGTGGGCATATCGTTTGAATTTCCGCTCGTGATCGTGTTGCTGGTTTATCTCGGCATCTTGCGGGTGGAGACGCTGCGCAAATACCGCCGCCACGCGATCGTGGGCATTTTCATCATGGCGGCGATCATCACGCCGACGCCCGACCCGTTCACGCAAACGATCTTCGCGCTGCCGTTGTATGTGTTGTTCGAGACGGCGATTTTCATCGGCGGCCGCATGCAGAAAAAACGCGACGAAGCCGCGCAGGCCCAATAA
- a CDS encoding DMT family transporter has product MKPPVTTSDSPSADALHKRAIALLFATALFWSLGGVLIKLVPWSPLAISSARGFIAAAVLALVIRPRRLSFSWASLATALSYAGCTITFVAATKLTTAANAILLQHTCPVWVALLGWWLLRERATRADWIAIVATLAGITLFFADKFRADLFLGNIVAIISGVFFGLTAIFMRRQKDSSPADALILGNLISGFVGLPALIHAPFGGTSATGWGALIALGTVQLALAYFLYARAIRHVTALEAVLIPVIEPILNPVWVMLAIGEVPAPWAIVGGVIVLGASVFRAWVAIRKSSPSPRTKAQGT; this is encoded by the coding sequence TTGAAACCGCCTGTCACAACTTCCGATTCTCCTTCTGCCGACGCACTGCACAAACGCGCGATCGCGCTGTTGTTTGCAACGGCGTTGTTCTGGAGTCTTGGCGGGGTGCTCATCAAGCTGGTGCCGTGGTCGCCGCTCGCGATTTCGAGCGCGCGCGGATTTATCGCGGCGGCGGTGCTCGCGCTGGTGATTCGGCCGCGGCGATTGTCGTTTTCATGGGCGTCGCTCGCGACGGCGCTCAGTTACGCGGGGTGCACGATCACGTTTGTCGCGGCCACGAAACTCACCACGGCGGCCAATGCGATTTTGCTCCAGCACACATGCCCGGTCTGGGTCGCCCTGCTCGGCTGGTGGCTGCTGCGCGAGCGCGCCACGCGGGCCGACTGGATCGCGATCGTGGCCACGCTCGCGGGCATCACATTGTTTTTTGCGGACAAGTTTCGCGCGGATTTGTTTTTGGGCAATATCGTCGCGATCATCAGCGGCGTGTTCTTCGGGCTGACGGCGATTTTCATGCGCAGGCAAAAAGACTCGTCGCCGGCGGATGCGTTGATCCTCGGCAATCTTATCAGCGGATTTGTCGGGTTGCCGGCATTGATTCACGCGCCGTTTGGAGGGACGTCCGCGACAGGGTGGGGCGCGCTCATCGCGCTTGGAACGGTGCAGCTCGCGCTCGCGTATTTCCTCTATGCGCGGGCGATCAGGCACGTCACCGCGCTTGAGGCGGTTTTGATTCCGGTGATCGAGCCGATTCTCAATCCCGTGTGGGTGATGCTCGCCATCGGCGAGGTGCCCGCGCCGTGGGCGATTGTCGGCGGTGTGATTGTGCTCGGGGCGTCGGTGTTTCGCGCGTGGGTGGCGATCCGCAAAAGCTCACCATCTCCGCGGACGAAGGCGCAAGGGACGTGA
- a CDS encoding GxxExxY protein: MTTHEPSPPHLAPGRPNLKLDDITGAIIDTAMRIHIDLGPGLLESVYEMILARALEKQGFHVECQKNIRFSYDNMLFEDAFRADLLVEQRVLVELKSVEHLAPVHFKQLQTYLRLMDLRVGLLINFGAATLKEGLRRIVNDLPASASPRLRVNQIRAGGEEDSRGGAENAEKDLHP, from the coding sequence ATGACGACACACGAACCGTCTCCTCCCCATCTCGCCCCGGGTCGCCCGAACCTCAAACTCGACGACATTACGGGAGCCATTATCGACACCGCGATGCGCATTCACATCGACCTCGGCCCCGGCTTGCTCGAATCCGTTTACGAAATGATTCTCGCCCGCGCCCTCGAAAAACAGGGGTTTCACGTCGAATGCCAAAAAAATATCCGTTTCAGCTACGACAACATGCTCTTTGAGGATGCCTTCCGCGCCGACCTCTTGGTTGAGCAGCGTGTGCTTGTCGAACTGAAATCTGTCGAGCACCTCGCGCCAGTTCATTTCAAGCAGCTCCAGACGTATTTACGGCTCATGGATTTGCGGGTCGGACTGCTGATTAATTTCGGCGCCGCAACACTCAAGGAAGGGCTGCGTCGCATTGTCAACGACCTCCCCGCCTCCGCGTCTCCGCGCCTCCGCGTGAATCAAATCCGTGCAGGAGGAGAAGAGGACTCACGCGGAGGCGCGGAGAACGCGGAGAAAGATTTACATCCATGA
- a CDS encoding FAD-binding oxidoreductase, producing the protein MKHHAKATAALVRKLGRDRVATSGDALFRASFDGSKLSFLPEAVIRPRKRDDISTALALANKHRVPVTVRGGGTSLTGSGSPVHGGWVLNLSKWNRIRIDADAGLAHAQAGALVADIQAAAETAGWVYPPDPASKKYCTIGGNIACNAGGMHGGRYGVTRDFILALRGHLPTGEYVEWGAATKKFSAGFNLRDLWIGAEGMLGVVTEAVLKLIPKPAERWTLLTAFPDEVAAFRAIRTLFAQRVQPAICEFLDRHSVQCAETKTGKTVFAGQPGKPVILIELAGSPNELADTKPAVLAWAAEHAQAFREAHDRDEAEELWTVRRKCSGAMFALGDSKLNEDIVVPLANYEKFAVFLDKLRKKSRLPIPTFGHLADGNLHVNIMYHRENRAEYLRAEKAVGELMKGVVALGGAISGEHGIGLAKTPFLRLQHTPAQIKAMRAIKDALDPNGILNPGKMFTLFKVWEHPRLNIELPWDHK; encoded by the coding sequence ATGAAACATCACGCCAAAGCAACCGCCGCGCTCGTCCGCAAACTCGGACGCGACCGCGTCGCCACATCCGGCGACGCGCTTTTCCGCGCGTCGTTCGACGGCAGCAAACTCTCGTTTCTTCCCGAGGCCGTCATACGCCCGCGCAAGCGTGATGATATTTCCACAGCGCTCGCGCTTGCCAACAAACACCGCGTGCCCGTCACCGTGCGCGGCGGCGGCACCTCGCTCACCGGCTCCGGCTCGCCCGTGCACGGCGGCTGGGTGCTCAACCTCTCCAAGTGGAACCGCATCCGCATCGACGCCGACGCTGGACTCGCCCATGCGCAGGCCGGCGCGCTCGTCGCCGACATTCAGGCCGCGGCCGAAACCGCCGGATGGGTTTACCCGCCCGATCCCGCATCGAAAAAATACTGCACCATCGGCGGCAACATCGCCTGCAACGCCGGCGGCATGCACGGCGGACGCTACGGCGTGACGCGCGACTTCATCCTCGCGCTGCGCGGCCACCTGCCCACAGGCGAATACGTCGAGTGGGGCGCGGCCACGAAAAAGTTTTCCGCCGGATTCAACCTGCGCGACCTCTGGATCGGCGCGGAAGGCATGCTCGGCGTTGTCACCGAGGCCGTCCTCAAGCTCATCCCCAAACCCGCCGAGCGCTGGACGCTCCTCACCGCGTTCCCCGACGAAGTCGCCGCGTTCCGCGCCATCCGCACGCTCTTCGCGCAGCGCGTGCAACCGGCAATCTGCGAGTTCCTCGACCGCCACAGCGTGCAATGTGCCGAGACCAAAACCGGCAAAACCGTTTTCGCCGGCCAGCCCGGAAAACCCGTCATCCTCATCGAGCTCGCCGGCTCGCCAAACGAACTCGCCGACACCAAGCCCGCCGTCCTCGCCTGGGCCGCTGAGCACGCGCAGGCGTTTCGCGAGGCGCACGACCGCGACGAGGCCGAGGAACTCTGGACCGTGCGCCGCAAATGCTCCGGCGCCATGTTCGCGCTCGGCGACTCCAAGCTCAACGAGGACATCGTCGTGCCGCTCGCGAACTACGAAAAGTTCGCCGTCTTCCTCGACAAGCTCCGCAAAAAATCGCGCCTCCCCATCCCGACCTTCGGCCACCTCGCCGACGGCAACCTGCACGTGAACATAATGTATCACCGTGAAAACCGCGCCGAGTATTTGCGCGCGGAAAAAGCGGTCGGCGAACTTATGAAAGGCGTCGTCGCGCTCGGCGGCGCGATCTCCGGCGAGCACGGCATCGGCCTCGCCAAAACGCCCTTCCTGCGCCTGCAACACACGCCCGCGCAAATCAAGGCCATGCGCGCCATCAAGGACGCGCTCGACCCGAACGGCATCCTCAACCCCGGCAAAATGTTCACCCTCTTCAAAGTCTGGGAGCACCCGCGCCTGAACATCGAGCTGCCCTGGGACCACAAGTGA
- a CDS encoding DUF3299 domain-containing protein has protein sequence MTLAVRFLSLAAAFALICAVAGANTGRSDDNKVGFDVFGGFPFSPPAYDPDKPNAQAGPQIDEQLPAAVRKLNGKKATITGFMLPVRTEGGRVVEFLLLRDRTMCCFGEQPQMNEWVVVRMAKPDTYLPDVPKSFEGTLRVGAIEENGYLSGIYLLENASAVK, from the coding sequence ATGACCCTTGCCGTCCGTTTCCTTTCGCTTGCCGCCGCATTCGCGCTCATTTGCGCGGTTGCCGGCGCAAACACAGGCCGCAGCGACGACAACAAGGTTGGCTTCGATGTGTTCGGCGGTTTTCCGTTCAGCCCGCCGGCCTACGATCCGGACAAACCCAACGCGCAGGCCGGCCCGCAAATAGACGAACAACTCCCCGCCGCCGTTCGCAAACTCAACGGGAAAAAAGCCACCATCACCGGCTTCATGCTGCCCGTGCGCACGGAAGGCGGGCGTGTGGTCGAGTTCCTGCTTCTGCGCGACCGGACGATGTGCTGCTTCGGCGAGCAACCGCAAATGAACGAGTGGGTTGTCGTGCGCATGGCAAAACCGGACACCTATTTGCCGGATGTCCCGAAATCGTTTGAGGGCACGTTGCGAGTCGGCGCGATCGAGGAAAACGGTTACCTAAGCGGCATCTACCTTCTGGAAAACGCGAGCGCGGTTAAGTGA
- a CDS encoding RNA-binding S4 domain-containing protein, which yields MAAERIDKWLWAVRLFKTRALATDACKAGSVEIGGHAVKPSRDVHAGETIHVKQGLILRTLRVVDIPRSRVGAKLVATYCEDLTPPSEFEKVKEQRVQQTLARAKGSGRPTKRDRRALDRLLGQM from the coding sequence ATGGCTGCTGAACGCATAGACAAATGGCTCTGGGCCGTGCGGCTTTTCAAGACGCGCGCGCTTGCCACCGACGCGTGCAAGGCGGGCAGCGTCGAGATCGGCGGCCACGCCGTGAAACCCTCGCGCGATGTCCACGCCGGTGAGACGATCCACGTCAAGCAAGGCCTGATACTGCGCACGCTGCGCGTCGTCGACATTCCGCGAAGCCGCGTCGGCGCGAAACTCGTGGCGACCTACTGCGAGGACCTCACACCGCCGTCGGAGTTCGAGAAAGTGAAGGAGCAGCGCGTGCAACAAACCCTTGCCCGAGCCAAAGGCTCCGGCCGCCCCACCAAGCGCGACCGCCGCGCATTGGATCGGTTGTTGGGGCAAATGTAA
- a CDS encoding DNA gyrase/topoisomerase IV subunit A → MAKRKQPSDSDDQSELPLDGANAANDTSPASVPASGATPTAAAAATDADEASDAPDSEHPPVPKENSPNATLVRHYNSWFLDYASYVILDRAVPHIDDGLKPVQRRILHTLHEMDDGRFNKVANVVGAAMRFHPHGDASIEAALVGIAQRGLLIEPQGNFGNTLTGDGAAAARYIEARLTPFAREVVFNAKTTTWQLSYDGRAKEPVTLPVKFPLVLAEGAEGIAVGLSTRILPHNFNDLCRASINHLQGKNFRIFPDFPTGGIADFSEYNNGARGGKVKIRARIEQRTKYLLAITELPFGVTTTSLIDSILGANAKGKLKVKHVDDNTSDKVEILVHLPQGSDPDQVIQQLYVFTNCQVSISPAACVIETDEQGNDRPIFLSVPDILKRSTDKTVSLLKQELEIRLEELEAKWHWDSLVRIFIEEKVYKLIETCKTKEAADEAIRKGLQPFIKRLRRPVTDEDITKLGDIPIKRTAAYNRFKAEEEIKGIEKEISGTKHNLKHLTAYAVKWFETLQEKYGKGRKRRTEYDEIEQISLAEVVSANQRLYVNRDEGFIGLNWRQHEFVTECTVLDDVLCFMADGTMKVARVADKLFMGRNIIHIAIMPKEGDKHFYTMVYQDKKTGKAFAKRFQIGGVTREKLYPLVSSEGSKVVYFHVAKKEADMPATLNIELSGRCSARKKEFEFDAARLGVGARGNKGLTVTEYPIKRVKAA, encoded by the coding sequence ATGGCCAAACGCAAACAACCTTCCGATTCCGACGACCAATCCGAATTGCCACTCGACGGCGCAAATGCCGCCAACGACACGTCTCCCGCTTCCGTCCCCGCATCCGGCGCGACCCCGACTGCCGCAGCGGCGGCAACTGATGCCGACGAGGCCTCCGACGCCCCCGATTCCGAGCATCCACCCGTGCCCAAGGAAAACAGCCCCAACGCCACGCTTGTGCGGCATTACAATTCGTGGTTCCTCGACTACGCCAGCTACGTGATTCTCGACCGCGCCGTGCCGCATATCGACGACGGCCTCAAGCCCGTGCAGCGCCGCATTCTCCACACGCTTCACGAAATGGACGACGGCCGTTTCAACAAAGTCGCAAACGTCGTCGGCGCCGCGATGCGTTTCCATCCGCACGGCGACGCCTCCATCGAGGCCGCGCTTGTCGGCATCGCGCAACGCGGCCTGCTCATCGAGCCGCAGGGCAATTTTGGCAACACCCTCACTGGTGACGGCGCCGCCGCCGCGCGTTACATCGAGGCGCGCCTCACGCCTTTCGCGCGCGAGGTTGTTTTCAACGCAAAAACCACCACGTGGCAGCTCAGCTACGACGGACGCGCGAAGGAGCCCGTCACGCTTCCCGTCAAGTTCCCGCTCGTCCTCGCCGAGGGTGCTGAGGGCATCGCGGTCGGCCTTTCCACGCGCATTCTGCCGCACAATTTCAACGACCTCTGCCGCGCCTCCATCAATCACCTTCAGGGAAAAAACTTCCGCATCTTCCCCGATTTCCCGACGGGCGGCATCGCCGATTTTTCCGAATACAACAACGGCGCGCGCGGCGGCAAGGTGAAGATCCGCGCCCGCATCGAGCAGCGCACCAAATACCTGCTCGCCATCACCGAGCTGCCGTTCGGCGTCACCACCACCTCGCTCATCGACTCGATCCTCGGCGCCAACGCCAAGGGCAAGCTCAAGGTCAAGCACGTTGACGACAACACCTCCGACAAGGTCGAAATCCTCGTTCACCTCCCGCAAGGCAGCGATCCCGACCAGGTCATCCAGCAGCTCTACGTGTTCACCAACTGCCAGGTTTCGATCTCGCCCGCCGCCTGCGTCATCGAAACCGACGAGCAAGGAAACGACCGCCCCATATTCCTCTCCGTCCCCGACATCCTCAAGCGTTCGACCGATAAGACTGTTTCGCTTCTCAAACAAGAACTTGAAATCCGCCTCGAGGAGCTCGAAGCCAAATGGCACTGGGATTCGCTCGTGCGCATTTTCATCGAGGAAAAAGTCTACAAGCTCATCGAAACCTGCAAAACCAAGGAAGCCGCCGACGAAGCCATCCGCAAAGGCCTGCAACCCTTCATCAAACGCCTCCGCCGCCCGGTCACCGACGAGGACATCACCAAGCTCGGCGACATCCCCATCAAGCGCACCGCCGCCTACAACCGCTTCAAGGCCGAGGAGGAAATCAAGGGCATCGAAAAGGAAATCTCCGGCACGAAGCACAACCTCAAGCACCTCACCGCCTACGCAGTCAAATGGTTCGAGACGCTTCAGGAAAAATACGGCAAGGGCCGCAAGCGCCGCACCGAGTATGACGAGATTGAGCAAATCAGCCTCGCCGAAGTCGTCTCCGCCAACCAGCGCCTCTATGTGAATCGCGACGAGGGCTTCATCGGCCTGAACTGGCGCCAGCACGAATTCGTGACCGAGTGCACCGTCCTCGACGATGTGCTCTGCTTCATGGCCGACGGCACGATGAAAGTCGCCCGCGTGGCCGACAAGCTCTTCATGGGCCGCAACATCATCCACATCGCGATCATGCCCAAGGAAGGCGACAAACACTTCTACACGATGGTCTATCAGGACAAAAAGACCGGCAAGGCCTTCGCCAAGCGCTTCCAAATCGGCGGAGTGACGCGCGAAAAACTTTACCCCCTCGTATCGAGCGAAGGCTCAAAAGTCGTGTATTTTCACGTCGCGAAAAAAGAAGCCGACATGCCCGCCACGCTCAACATCGAGCTGAGCGGCCGCTGCAGCGCGCGCAAAAAAGAGTTCGAGTTCGACGCCGCCCGCCTGGGCGTCGGCGCCCGCGGCAACAAAGGCCTCACCGTCACCGAATACCCGATCAAACGGGTGAAGGCCGCCTGA
- a CDS encoding MgtC/SapB family protein has protein sequence MNPFLTHVLVSACLGALIGLIRQWNDQQTPEAPVDFGGVRTYSLWSLLGCLSAFVSDNYIAAMLPVVMVLVGAHLVVAHIKSASDRYPGGTTFASSMLTCLIGALVNWGYTQSAIVVAAFTMVMLGIKQPVHSITSRFTTADIRATLQFVAITGVILPLVPNRAMGPYLAFNPFSIWLMVVLISGIGFLGYVLMRMLGTKAGIAATGFLGGLASSTATTLAFSKRSKVTPELATDYAFAVVLACTTMYARLAVMIGVIDQQLLLTLLVPILVMAAPGVLYAAWIWFSKRATTQPEVHPPSITNPLSLKTSIQFAALYAVAAFLIKIVTNFGWDNAVLPLAFLSGLTSTDAMSLLMANNHKDGTTLLQLAAQAVIMASLANTLAKAIIAIVCGSRSYVKHTASILGLMVAASVLALWLV, from the coding sequence GTGAATCCCTTTCTCACACACGTTCTTGTCAGCGCCTGCCTCGGCGCGCTCATCGGCCTCATCCGCCAGTGGAACGACCAGCAAACGCCGGAGGCGCCGGTTGATTTTGGTGGCGTGCGCACCTACTCGCTCTGGTCGCTGCTCGGCTGTCTCTCCGCGTTTGTCTCCGACAACTACATCGCGGCCATGCTCCCCGTGGTCATGGTGCTCGTCGGCGCGCACCTCGTGGTCGCGCACATCAAAAGCGCCTCCGACAGATATCCCGGCGGCACCACCTTCGCCTCGTCAATGCTCACCTGCCTCATCGGCGCGCTCGTCAATTGGGGCTACACGCAAAGCGCGATCGTCGTGGCCGCGTTCACGATGGTGATGCTCGGCATCAAGCAACCCGTGCACAGCATTACAAGCCGCTTCACCACTGCGGACATCCGCGCCACGCTGCAATTTGTCGCCATCACCGGCGTGATTCTCCCGCTCGTGCCCAACCGCGCCATGGGGCCGTATCTCGCATTTAACCCGTTTTCGATCTGGCTGATGGTTGTGCTGATTTCCGGCATCGGATTTTTGGGCTACGTGCTCATGCGCATGCTCGGCACCAAGGCCGGCATCGCCGCAACCGGATTCCTCGGCGGACTCGCCTCGAGCACCGCCACCACGCTTGCCTTTAGCAAACGCAGCAAGGTCACGCCCGAGCTCGCCACCGATTACGCCTTCGCCGTCGTGCTCGCTTGCACGACCATGTATGCGCGACTCGCGGTGATGATCGGCGTGATCGACCAGCAACTCCTGCTCACGCTGCTCGTGCCCATACTCGTCATGGCCGCGCCCGGGGTGCTTTACGCCGCGTGGATTTGGTTTTCGAAACGCGCGACCACCCAGCCGGAGGTGCATCCGCCCTCAATCACCAATCCGCTCAGCCTGAAAACCTCCATTCAGTTCGCCGCGCTTTACGCGGTTGCCGCGTTCCTGATAAAAATCGTCACCAACTTCGGATGGGACAACGCCGTGCTGCCCCTCGCGTTTCTGTCCGGCCTCACAAGCACCGACGCCATGTCGCTCTTGATGGCAAACAACCACAAGGACGGCACGACCCTGTTGCAACTCGCCGCGCAAGCGGTGATCATGGCCTCGCTCGCCAACACGCTTGCCAAGGCCATCATCGCGATCGTCTGCGGTTCGCGTTCCTACGTGAAGCACACCGCCTCAATCCTCGGCCTCATGGTCGCCGCCAGCGTGCTGGCCCTGTGGCTGGTGTGA
- a CDS encoding RNA polymerase sigma factor — protein MDKQNPVDLSATSQPDIRQATDTTCARNESDDIAALTETVRKAQTGDEDAQRTLILAYQHRVAGFIYTITNRGDSVEDLAQIVFIKMIRALPRLVQPAQFEAWLFRLARNACIDHIRRQRWQKFLTPIETEERVLDIPDKPSGVDTEELDALNHAIAKLKPKDRALIALAQEGRSQVEMAEITGVSVVALKARLHRAREQLKHYYENTN, from the coding sequence TTGGACAAGCAAAATCCAGTCGATTTAAGCGCAACTTCGCAGCCCGACATCCGTCAAGCTACGGACACGACATGTGCGCGCAACGAATCAGACGATATTGCCGCGCTCACGGAGACTGTCCGCAAAGCGCAAACCGGGGACGAAGACGCCCAGCGCACGCTCATACTCGCATACCAGCACCGTGTGGCTGGTTTCATCTACACCATCACCAACCGCGGCGACTCCGTGGAGGATCTAGCGCAGATCGTTTTTATTAAAATGATACGCGCCCTTCCACGCCTCGTGCAACCCGCCCAATTCGAAGCCTGGCTCTTCCGCCTCGCGCGCAACGCCTGTATCGACCACATCCGCCGCCAGCGCTGGCAAAAATTCCTGACACCCATCGAAACCGAGGAACGCGTCCTCGATATTCCTGACAAACCCAGCGGCGTTGACACCGAGGAACTCGACGCCCTCAACCATGCCATCGCCAAACTCAAGCCCAAGGATCGCGCGCTCATCGCTCTCGCGCAGGAAGGCCGCAGCCAGGTCGAGATGGCCGAGATCACCGGCGTGAGCGTCGTCGCGCTCAAGGCCCGCCTTCACCGGGCTCGTGAACAACTGAAACACTATTATGAAAACACCAACTGA
- a CDS encoding AAA family ATPase, translating into MKLTRLRLKNFRCYKNEISFDFENLTAFIGRNDAGKSSVLEALDIFLNDDVPDKHDASKSGDGKNLLLFANSLIFQKV; encoded by the coding sequence ATGAAACTCACACGTCTCCGTCTTAAAAACTTCCGCTGTTATAAAAATGAAATCAGCTTTGATTTCGAAAATCTGACAGCATTTATAGGTCGCAACGATGCTGGCAAGTCCAGCGTCTTAGAGGCGCTAGACATTTTTCTCAATGATGACGTTCCAGACAAGCATGATGCGAGCAAATCTGGTGATGGAAAAAACTTACTATTATTTGCGAATTCGCTGATATTCCAAAAAGTATAA